The DNA region TGAAATGGTAATACCATTGGAGGTTTCGTTATCGTTTTACCGTTCACCTTTACTTCATTAAGCGACACACTATAAGGTGTTGGATTATTTACAGTTAACTTCCCACCCTCGCGTGAAAAAATTAACTGTTGGTATGCCAAAGACGGATCGCCTTTTAATCCAGCGGGACGATAAAATAGCTTCATTTTGCTTTTTACGGCGATCAATAATTCATTTTTCGCATCCGGTGACGATGAAGGAATCGCTTTAATATTCAACCAGTAAACACTTTCCCTGTCCGACGGTAAGTTGTTTCCTGCCAGCATGACGCGAACAGAGTTCTGTGAATTAGGATTTAATTTAAACAAGGGTGGCGTCGTGGTAAATTCGCTGCCACTGTCATCACTATTTTCGCTTTTACTCACCCATGACTGGATCAGATACGGTTTATTGTCCGGGTTTTTGA from Citrobacter amalonaticus Y19 includes:
- a CDS encoding molecular chaperone; translated protein: MLQQLYKTLAVGMIFISTAAISGVEIGGTRLIYNSNASQATISVKNPDNKPYLIQSWVSKSENSDDSGSEFTTTPPLFKLNPNSQNSVRVMLAGNNLPSDRESVYWLNIKAIPSSSPDAKNELLIAVKSKMKLFYRPAGLKGDPSLAYQQLIFSREGGKLTVNNPTPYSVSLNEVKVNGKTITKPPMVLPFQTVTLPLSGITGGDVSWRAINDFGGVTTEQKVKM